CTTGAGCCCGCGCCCGGCGGCGGCATCGCCGTAGGCGATCATCTCGCGCGCCATCCGGTGCGCGGAGAGGACGTCGACCTCGTAGGGGACCTCGAACTCGTCGAGGGCCTGCGCGGCGGCCTCCATCACCGGCCAGTCGGAGTCGGATCCCATGACGATGCCGACCAGCGGCTGCTCACTCATTCGCTGTTTCCCTCTGTCGTTCTCTGGCGTTCTGGATCTCTGACGTGCTGCCCGGGACGTCCGACCGGCGAGGGCTACTCGGTGATGTCGCCGCGCAGATAGGCGGCGGCGTGCCGGGCCCGCTCCCGCACATCGTCCAGATCGTCCCCGAACACGGTGACGTGGCCCACCTTACGGCCGGGCTTCACGTCCTTCCCGTACATGTGCACCCGCAGCCCCGGATCCCGGGCCATGCAGTGGAGGTAGGCGTGGTACATGTCCGGGTAGTCGCCGCCCAGGACGTTCACCATCACGGTCCAGCGGGCGCGCGGGCGCGGGTCGCCCAGGGGCAGGTCCAGCACCGCGCGCAGGTGGTTCTCGAACTGCGAGGTGACCGCGCCGTCGATGGACCAGTGGCCGGAGTTGTGCGGGCGCATCGCCAGCTCGTTGACCAGGATCCGGCCGTCGCGGGTCTCGAACAGCTCGACCGCGAGATGGCCGGTGATGTCCAGCTCCCCGGCGATCCGCAGGGCCAGTGCCTGCGCCTCGGCCGCGAGGTCGGCGCCCAGGTCCGGCGCGGGCGCGGTCACCTCGTGGCAGATGCCGTTCTTCTGCAGCGACTCGACCACCGGGTAGGCCACGGCCTGCCCGTGCGGGGAGCGCACGACGTCCGCCGCGAGCTCCCGGACGAAGTCGACCTTCTCCTCGGCGAGGACCGGGACGCCCGCCCGGAACGGCTCGGCGGCCTCGGCCTCGTTCCGGACCACCCACACGCCCTTGCCGTCGTAGCCGCCGCGGGTGGTCTTCAGCACCACCGGCCAGCCCTCCGGGCCCTCGGCGGCGAACGCGGCCACGTCGGCCGGGTCGGCGACCAGCCGGTGCCGGGGGCAGGGCACGCCCAGCGCGTCCAGTCGGGCCCGCATCAGGCCCTTGTCCTGCGCGTACATCAGCGCGTCCGGGTCGGGCCGGACCGCGACGCCCTCGGCCTGGAGCGTCCGCAGGTGGTCGAGCGGGACGTGCTCGTGGTCGAAGGTGACCACCTCGCAGCCGGCGGCGAACCGCCGCAGGGTGTCGAGATCCCGGTAGTCGCCGAGGACGACGTCGTTCACCACCAGGGAGGCCGAATCCTGCGGGGTGTCCGCGAGGAGCCTCGTCCTGATGCCGAGCGGGATGGCCGCCTGGTGCGCCATGCGGGCGAGCTGCCCGCCTCCGATGATGCCGACTACTGGAAAAGTCACACCTGCAGGATATCGGGCCGCGCGGGCAGGTATCTGCGCAGGTGGTCCCCGAGTCCCTGCTTCCGCAGGTGCGCTCGGACACTTCCCCTTACCCTGGTCCGGAGAGGGGCAACCAGTCACGGAGTAATTGTGAGTCGGATGAGATACGCCCCTCGGCCCACGAACGAGGGCGCATGCAGGGATAGCATGTCCACCGCTCCCTATGAGCCATCAGAGAGACGGACCCACATGACCCCCACTGCCAAAGCACCTTCGACCGGCATCATCGGCCGCCTGGGCCAGGAGATCGCCAAGTTCGGTGCTGTCGGGATAATCGGCGTGGTCGTCCAGTTCGCGTCCCTGTCGGTACTGATCGACATGATGCCGCACGCGGTCGTTCGCGCGAACATCATCGCCACGTTGCTCGCCATTCTGGTCAACTACATCGGCTACCGGTACTGGGTCTACCGGGACACCGACTCCAAGACCCGGGCGCACGAGATCACCCTTTTCCTGATCTTCAGCGGAATCGGCCTGGTGGTCCAGAACGGCGTGCTCTACGCCCTCACCTACGGGCTGGACCTGCACACCAAGCTGGAGGTCATGGCCTGCAGCTTCATCGGCATCGGCGTCGCCACGCTGTTCCGCTTCTGGGCCTACCGGACCTGGGTCTTCAGTGCCCCGGCCGGCGCGGTCGAGGAGGCCGAGCAGATCCTCGCCACCAACACCGAGACCCCGGAGTCAGGCCCCGCCGCGTCCCCCGCCGCCGCCCCGGCGAAGGCCCCGACCGAGCCGCGCGTGCCCTCCCGCCGCGCCTGACCGGTCCCCCGGCTTCGAGCCGCACCGCCCAGAGGGCGGTGCGGCTCTTCTGTTACTGGTCCCCGACCTTGCGGCCCGGGGCTCCCGCTACCGGTCCTCGACCTTGCGGCCCGGGGCTCCCGCTACCGGTCCTCGACCTTGCGGCCGAGACTTCCCCTCACTGGTCCTCGACCTTGCGGCCGAGACTTCCCCTCACTGGTCCTCGACCTTGCGGCCGAGGAACAACGCGAACACCGGCGGCCGCTGCGACAGCAGGTCGAGTCGGCCGCCGTCCGCCTCGGCGAGGTCGCGGGCGACGGCGAGGCCGATGCCGGTGGAGTTGTGGCCGCTGACCGCGCGCTCGAAGACCCGGGCGCCCAGCTCGCTGGGGACGCCGACGCCCTCGTCCTGGACCTCCAGGACCGCCGAGGTGCCGCGCACCCGGGTCCGGATGGTGACCGAGCCGTCGCCGTGCATCAGCGAGTTCTCGATCAGCGCGGCCAGCACCTGGGCGACCGCGCCGGGCGTGCCGATGGCCTGGATGCCGGGCGGGCCCTCCAGGTACAGGGTGCGGTCGTAGCGGCGCAGCGCCGGGCGCCACTCCTCGACCTGCTGCTTGATCACGTCGTCCAGGTCGAAGGTGACCGCCGAGGCGTTGCGGGCCTCGCGGCTGTTGGTGAGCAGCCGCTGGACGACGTCGGTCAGCCGCTCGACCTGGGTCAGCGCGATCGCGGCCTCCTCCTTGACGGTGTCCAGGTCATCGGTCTCGACGATCTCCTCCAGCCGCATGGACAGCGCGGTCAGCGGGGTCCGCAGCTGGTGCGAGGCGTCGGCGGCGAGCCGGCGCTCGGCGGTGAGCATCCGGCCGATCCGGTCCGCGCTGGCGTCCAGCACCTCGGCGACCCGGTCGAGCTCGACGATGCCGTAGCGGCGCTGCCGGGGCCGGGGGTCGCCGGAGCCGAGCCGTTCGGCGGTCTCGGCGAGGTCGACCAGCGGCTGGGCCAGCCGCCGGGACTGCCAGACGGCGAGCGACATGGCCGCGACCACGGTGAGCACCGCCACCAGGCCGAGCAGCAGCAGCATGTTGCGGATCTCGCGGTCCAGCGGCTCGCGCGACTGCTGGACCAGGACCTGCTCGCCGTGGGCGCCGGTCTCCCGCGCGGTGATCGGGTCGTCGCCGGCCGGGCGGCTGCCCAGGGTGATCGGGGCCTGTCCGGGGACGGTGACCACGGCGTAGCGCTGGGCGTTCTGGCTGGCCAGCCCGGACAGCGCCTCGGCGTCGATGGGCTCGTCGGCGACCAGCCGGTTCTCCACCACCCCGATCAGGTGCAGTGCCTCGGTGGTGACCTGGGAGTGGGCGTTGCTGTCGATGCTGCGGGTCTCGACCACCCCCAGCGGCACGCTGAACAGGGCGATCACCACCAGCACCACAGCCAGGGTGGACGTGATGAGCCGGCGCTTCACTCAGCGCTCAGCTCTTCTCGAAGCGGAAGCCGACGCCGCGCACGGTGGTGATGTAGCGGGGGCTGGTGGCGTCGTCGCCGAGCTTCTTGCGCAGCCAGGAGATGTGCATGTCGAGGGTCTTGGTCGAGGTCCACCAGGTGGTGTCCCAGACCTGCCGCATGATCTGCTCGCGGGTGACCACCCGGCCGGCGTCCCGGACCAGGACCCGGAGCAGTTCGAACTCCTTGGCGGAGAGCTGGAGCTCCTCCTCGCCGATCCAGGCGCGGTGCGACTCGATGTCGATCTTGACCCCGTGCGCGCCGGTGGTGAGGTCCACGCTGCCGCGCCGGAGCAGCGCCCGGACCCGGGCCAACAGTTCGGCGAGCCGGAACGGCTTGGTGACGTAGTCGTCCGCACCGGCGTCGAGACCGACGACCGTGTCGACCTCGTCGGCGCGGGCGGTCAGCACCAGCACCGGGAAGCCGTGGCCCTCGGCGCGCAGCCGACGGCAGACCTCCAGGCCGTCCATGCCGGGCAGGCCGAGGTCGAGCACGAGCAGGTCGATGTTGCCGCCTTCGAGGCCGGCCTCCAGCGCGGACGGGCCGTCCTCGCGCACCACGACCTCGTAGCCCTCCCGGCGCAGCGCACGGGCCAGGGGCTCCGAGATGGCGATGTCGTCCTCGGCGAGCAGTACACGGGTCATGTACTGATCGTAGTGCGCCCGGGAACCGGCACCGGCGAAAAGTGGCTGGTCGTGATCGGCGGCCTCAGACCTCGCGGACGCCCGCCCGCCAGACCCCGGCGACCAGCGGGACACCGGGGCGGTAGGCGAGGTGGACGTGCGAGGGCGCGTCCAGCAGCACCAGGTCGGCGCGGGCGCCGACGCGGAGGCTGCCGACGTCGCTGCGGCGCAGCGCGGCGGCGCCGCCCGCCGTGGCGGCCCAGAGCGCCTCGTCCGGGGTCATCCCCATCTCCCGGACCGCGACGGCGATGCAGAAGGGGACGGAAGTGGTGAAGCTGGAGCCGGGGTTGCAGTCGGTGGACAGGGCCACGGTCGCTCCGGCGTCCAGCAGCCGCCGGGCGTCGGGGTAGACGGCGCGGGTCGAGAACTCGGCGCCGGGGAGCAGCGTCGCCACGGTGTCCGAGGAGGCCAGGGCGTCGACGTCGGCCGCCGAGAGGTGGGTGCAGTGGTCGGCGGAGGCCGCGCCCAGCTCGACCGCGAGCTGGACGCCGGGGCCCTCGGTGAGCTGGTTGGCGTGGACCCGAGGGGCGAGGCCGCGCTTCATCCCGGCGGTCAGCACCGCCCGCGCCTGGTCGCCGTCGAAGGCGCCGCGCTCGCAGAAGACGTCGACCCAGCGGGCGTGCGGGGCGCAGGCGTCCAGCATCGGGCCGGTGACCAGGTCGACGTAGCCGGCCGGGTCGTCGGCGTACTCGGGGGCGACCACATGGGCGCCGAGGTAGGTGACCTCGTCGGTGTGGCGGCCGGCGATCCGCAGCGCGCGGGCCTCGTCCTCGACGGTGAGGCCGTAGCCGGACTTGCACTCCAGCACGGTGGTGCCCTGGCGCAGCGCCTCGCGGACGTAGCGGGCCACATTGGCGTCGAGCTGCTCGTCGGTGGCGGCCCGGGTCGCGGCGACGGTGGTGCGGATGCCGCCGGCGCTGTAGGCGCGGCCGGACATCCGGGCGTTGAACTCGGCGGTGCGGTCCCCGGCGAAGACCAGGTGGGCGTGCGAGTCGACGAAGCCGGGAATCACCGCCCGGCCCCCGGCCGCCACCACCTCGTCGGCGGCGGGCGCGGCGGCGGCGGGGCCGACCCAGGCCACCCGCCCGTTCTCCAGCGCGATCGCGGCGTCGGCGAGCAGCCCCAGCGGACCCTCGCCGAGGGCGGGTCGTTGGTGGCGAGGCTGCCGATGTCGGTGATCAGGATGCTGCTCATCGGGGCTCCAGGCTGGGCGGGGGCGGGTCGGGGGCGGCCGGGTCGGGGTCGGCGGGGTCGGGGCGCGGGCGGTCAGACGCGCAGCTGCGCCATGGCCTCGGTCAGCGCCCGGCCGGTGTCCGGCAGGGCCTGGTGGACGCCGTCGCGGACGACGGTGCGACCGCCGACCACGACCTCCCGGACGTCCGCGCCGCCGGCGGCGAAGACCGCCGTCTCGGCGGCGAAGCGCGGCTCGGTACCGGCCGTGCGCGGGGTGTCCAGGGCGACGGTGCAGAAGTCCGCGAGCGCGCCGACGGCGATCCGACCGGCCTCGGACCAGCCGAGCGAGGCGTGGCCGTCCTCGGTCGCGGCGCGAAGCAGCGCGGCGGCCGTCCAGTGGCCGCGCCGCTGGGTGGCCAGCCGCTCGTTCAGCTCCAGCGCACGGGCCTCCTCGAAGGGGTCGATCACCGCGTGGCTGTCGCTGCCGAGCGAGATCGGGCAGCCGGCCTGGGAGAGCCGGCGGGCCGGGCCGATGCCGTCGGCGAGGTCGCGCTCGGTGGTCGGGCACATGCAGATCACCGTGGAGCTGTCGGCGAGCAGGCCGATGTCGGTGTCGGTGAGGTGGGTGGCGTGGACGGCGGAGGTGCGCGGGCCGAGCACCCCGTGCCGGGCCAGCAGCTGGGTGGGGCTGATCCCGTGGGCGGCCAGGCAGGCCTCGTTCTCGGCGGTCTGCTCGGAGAGGTGGACGTGCAGCGGTGCCCGGCGCTCCCGGGCCCAGTCGGCGACGGTGCCCAGCTGCTCGGCGGGCACGGCGCGGACCGAGTGCACGGCCGCGCCGATCCGGGCGTGCTCACGGGGCTTCAGCGCCCCGGCGCGGGCGGCCCAGGCGTCGGCGTCGCCGTCGCTGAAGCGCAGCTGGTGCCGGTTGGGGGCCTCGCCGAAGCCGGCCGCGAGGTAGCAGGTGTCGAGCAGGGTGATCCGGATCCCGGCCCGGGCGGCAGCCTCGATCAGCGCCTCGCCCATGGCGTTGGGGTCGTTGTAGCGGGCGCCGCCGGGGGCGTGGTGGACGTAGTGGAACTCGCCGACGGCGGTGATCCCGGCCAGCGCCATCTCGGTGTAGACGGCGGTGGCCAGGGCCAGGTAGCGGTCGGGGTCGAGCGCGTCGGCCACCCGGTACATGACGTCGCGCCAGGTCCAGAAGGTGCCGCTGCCGACCTGGACGCTGCCGCGCAGCGCCCGGTGGAAGGCGTGCGAGTGGGCGTTGGCCATGCCCGGCAGGGCCAGTCCGGTGAGCACGGTGGCCCCGGCCGGGGCCGGGCCGCTGTCGGGGGTGACGGCGGTGATCCGGCCCTCGGCGGAGACGGCGATCAGCACGTCCGACTCGACCACCGGGTCGGTCCAGGCGTGCGGCGCCCAGAACAGGCGGTCCGGGCCCCCCTCGCCCCGGGCCGCCGCGCTGCGCGGCTCGGGCATGCTCCGGGCCGCGGGCATGGTCCCGGGGGCCTGCCGCGGACCGGACAGCGGATCGGCCTCGCGGACTGTCTCCGCCACGGACGGGCTCACCGGCATGTCAGGTCCTCCAGGACGTCGGCCAGCGCTGCCGCACCGGCCAGGCAGTCGGTCTCGACGGCGTGCTCGCTCGGCGAGTGCGAGACGCCGGTGGGGTTGCGGACGAACAGCATGGCGGTCGGCACGACCGCGGACAGGATGCCCGCGTCGTGGCCGGCGCCGGTCGGCAGGACCGGGGTGTCCGGCCCGAGCCGGGCGGCCAGCCGGTCGCGGAGCGGGGCGTCGAAGTCGACCACCGGGGTGTAGGACTCGCGCACCACCTCGGCCCGGACGCCGTCCCGCTCGGCCCGTTCGCCCGCGGCCTGGGTGATCTCCTCGACCAGGGCGGTGAGCGTGGCCTCGTCGGCGGCGCGCGAGTCCAGCCAGCCGCGCACCAGCGAGGCGATGGCGTTGGTGCCGTTGGGCTCGACCGCGACCTTGCCGAAGGTCGCCAGCGCGCCGTGCTGCCGGGCCTTCTTCCGGGCCGCCAGCACGGTGTTGGCATAGGTCAGCATCGGGTCCCGGCGGTCCTCCAGCCGGGTCGTCCCGGCGTGGTTGGCCTCGCCGTGGAAGTCGAAGCGCCAGCGGCCGTGGGGCCAGATCGCCGAGGCGACGCCGACCGGATGGGGCGTGTCGGCCAGGAACCGCCCCTGTTCGACATGGAGTTCGACATAGGCGGCGACCCTGGACAGCCGTTCGGCGTCCTTGCCCAGGGCCGTCGGGTCCTGCCCGGCCACCTCCATGGCGTCGGGCAGCCTGACCCCGTCGGCGTCACGCAGCGCGTACGCCTGATCCGCCGTCAGCACCCCGGCGCTGAGCCGTGATCCGACGCAGGCGACGCCGAAGCGCGCGCCCTCCTCGTCGACGAAGTTGGTCAGCGCCAGCGGGCGGACCGGCTCGACCCCGCGCTGCAGCAGCGCGTCCAGCGCGGCGAAGGACGAGACCACGCCGAGCGGGCCGTCGAAGGCGCCGCCGTCCGGGACCGAGTCCAGGTGCGAGCCGGTGACGATCGCCCCCTCGCCCTGCGGGTCGCCGTACCAGGCCCACTGGTTGCCGTTCCGGTCCACCTCGTAGACCAGTCCGCGCGCGGCGGCCTGCTCGGCGAACCAGGCCCGGCACTCGGCGTCGGCCGCGGTCCAGGCGTGCCGCCGGTACCCGCCGGACGCGTCGAAGCGTCCGACGGGCAGCAGGTCGGCCCACATTCGGCGGTAGCCGTCGGCGGCGTCGCCGAGCCGTTCCTCCCACTCGCTCACGTGACTACTCGCCCTCACGCATGGGGATGCGGACGCCGCGCTCGTCGGCGACCTCGGCGGCGATGTCGTAGCCGGCGTCGACGTGCCGGATGACGCCCATGCCGGGGTCGTTGGTGAGCACCCGGCGGATCTTCTCGCCGGCCAGCTTGGTGCCGTCGGCGACGGTGACCTGGCCGGCGTGGATCGAGCGGCCGATGCCGACGCCGCCGCCGTGGTGGATGGAGACCCAGGAGGCGCCGGAGGCGACGTTGACCATGGCGTTGAGCAGCGGCCAGTCGGCGATGGCGTCCGAGCCGTCGAGCATCGCCTCGGTCTCCCGGTAGGGGGAGGCCACCGAGCCGCAGTCGAGGTGGTCGCGGCCGATCACCAGCGGCGCTTCGAGGGTGCCGTCGGCGACCATCTCGTTGAAGCGCTCGCCGGCCTTGTCGCGCTCGCCGTAGCCGAGCCAGCAGATCCGGGCCGGCAGGCCCTGGAAGTGGACCCGCTCGCCGGCCATCTTCATCCAGCGGGCCAGCGACTCGTTCTCCGGGAAGAGTTCGAGGATGGCCTTGTCGGTGGCGGCGATGTCCTTGGGGTTGCCGGAGAGCGCGGCCCAGCGGAACGGGCCCTTGCCCTCGCAGAACAGCGGCCGGATGTAGGCGGGCACGAAGCCGGGGAAGTCGAAGGCCCGGGTGTAGCCGGCCAGCTGCGCCTCGCCGCGGATCGAGTTGCCGTAGTCGAAGACCTCGGCGCCCTTGTCCTGGAAGCCGACCATCGCCTCGACGTGCCTGGCCATGGACTCGCGGGCGCGGACGGTGAACTCGGCCGGCTTCTCGGCGGCGTAGGTCGCCATGTCGTGGAAGTCGATGCCGATCGGCAGGTAGGCCAGCGGGTCGTGGGCGCTGGTCTGGTCGGTGACGATGTCGATCGGGGCGTCCATCGCCAGCAGCTGCGGGACCAGCTCGGCGGCGTTGCCGAGCAGGCCGATGCTGAGCGGCTTGCGCTGGTCGCGGGCCTCGACCGCGAGCTCCAGGGCGTGCTTGAGGTTCTTGGCCTCGACGTCCAGGTAGCGGTGCTCGATCCGGCGGGTGATCCGGGTCTGGTCGACGTCGATGCAGATGGCGACGCCGTCGTTCATGGTCACCGCGAGCGGCTGGGCGCCGCCCATCCCGCCGAGGCCGGCGGTGAGGGTGATGGTCCCGGCCAGGGTGCCGTTGAACTTCTTGGCGGCGACGGCGGCGAAGGTCTCGTAGGTGCCCTGGAGGATGCCCTGGGTGCCGATGTAGATCCAGGAGCCGGCCGTCATCTGGCCGTACATGGTGAGGCCGAGCTGCTCCAGACGGCGGAACTCCTCCCAGTTGGCCCAGTCGCCGACCAGGTTGGAGTTGGCGAGCAGGACGCGCGGCGCCCACTCGTGGGTCTGCATCACGCCGACCGGACGGCCGGACTGGACCAGCATGGTCTCGTCCTGCTTCAGCGTCTGCAGGGTGCGGACCATGGCGTCGAAGGAGCGCCAGTCGCGGGCGGCCTTGCCGGTGCCTCCGTAGACGACGAGCTTGTCGGGGTGCTCGGCGACCTCGGGGTCGAGGTTGTTCATGAGCATTCGCAGCGCGCCCTCCTGCTGCCAGCCCTGGGTGGTGAGCGCGGTGCCGCGCGAGGCGCGCACCGGGCGCGGGCCGCTCTGCTGCTGCGTCATGACTCTGTGACCTCCTCGACGGGTGGACCGGCGGTCCACCCTGATGGATACATTCATTCAGTTCTGCGTACCTTGAAGATACCCAATCATTCGCGGCTCCACCAGAGCCATTCGGCCTCCGCCTGTACCGGTGACCTCCCCCTGGAGCACGGTAGGCCGGTGTCCTCCCGCCCGCGAGCGAGAGGACACCGGCCTGAACCGTGCGGTGATCATGCAGTTGTGGGACCTGTTGCGGCCGTGGGACCTGTTGCGGCCGTGGGACCTGTCGCGGCCGTGGGACCTGTCGCGGCGGGGCTTACCGCCGGGCCGCCGCGCCGCGCACCACCGGGCGGACGCTGCCGGCCGCCGGGCCGGTGGAGGCGAAGGCGCCGATCCGGCTGCGCCGGCCCAGCAGCCGGCCGTCCTCGGTCCGCGCCCAGAGCAGGGTCTCGTGCCCGTGCTCCCAGCGCGCCTGCAGCCAGACCGCCAGTTGCAGTCCCACGCCGTAGCCGAGCACCAGCAGCCCCGCCGCCGGACCGGCCAGCAGTCCGAGCCCGCAGGTCACGATCATCCCGCCGAGCAGCCAGAGGCCGTTCATCCGGGCCATCCGCCGCCTGGTCTCCTGCGGCGGCTCCAGAGTGATCGCGAAGGCTGCCTTCTCCGCGCCGCGGGCCCGCCCGGCGTACCAGCGGAACCGGCCGAGCAGCCCGGCGAGCAGGGCCAGGACGAACAGCGCGGCGCCGAGGTAGGCACCGCGCCGGCTCCCGGTGAGGGTCGGCTCCAGCAGTCCGGCCAGCGCGCCGACCAGGCCGATCCACATCAGCGTGCGGGCGACCGTTCCCCGGACGACCACCACGCGAGCCCGCGCATATGTCCCACGCATTCCACGACTCCCAATCCTTGAAAGCTCCCCATCAGTCAAAGCCTTGGCGGGACCTTAGCCCCGATCTGTGAGAACGGGGTGAATGCCGGCCGGAGAAAATTCCGGGGCGAACGCGGCGGCAGCCATCGTCCGACGGCGCAGCCCCAACCCCCGGTACAGCCGGACGGCGGGGGCGTTGTCGTCGTTCACCAGCAGCGCCACCCGGCCGTGCGCCGCCAGGGCCTCGCGCACTGCGTGTCCGCAGACCTGGGCGGCCAGGCCCCGGCCCCGGGCGGCGGGGTGGACGGCGACCCCGGCGAGCAGCCCGACCGTGGGCGCCGACCAGGCCAGCGCGGCGACGGCGAGCAGCTCCCGCGCCGCCCCGCGGACCCCCACCCACTGCTCCACGCCCGGACGGTCCGGGTGGGCGTGGGAGTCGGCGAAGGCGAGATCGAGCAGGTCCGCGACGGCGGGCTCGTCGGCCGGCCCCAGCCGGCTCGCCCGCCCGGTCGGCAGCGGCGCCTCCGCCGCGGTCCGCTCCATCCAGCTGAACGGGGAGGTCGGCTGCAACCCCGGGAGCTGCTCGACGGCGGCGGCCACCACAGCGGGCTCGCCGAGCGCACGGTAGCCGGGACCGACCTCTGCCAGCACCTGTCGGAACAGGGCCACGGCGGCGTGGAGGCCGGCGGGGTCGGCCGCGTGGAGGGCGATCCGGTCGCGGCCGGAGAGGTCGGGGGCGGCCACGGCGACCGCGCCGTCCAGGGTCCAGGCCCGGCTGGTCCCGCCGACCCGGCGGGTCAGCCCCTGGGCGGCCCAGAGCAGCAGGGAGTCGTCGTCGCAGAGGGCGGCCAGCCGGCCGGGGTCGTTGATCTCGTGCATCCGGAGATCATCGCCCACCCGGGCGCGCGGTCCCTCGTCCGGGGCGCACAACCGCTCCGCGCGCCCGGAGATCGGGTGAATCCCGGGGCGGTCGGGGCACGAACCGGCGGTTTCGGGCCTCCTGCGGATGAGAGTAGGGCCGACCTACGCTCCCCCGATCCGAACTCAGGAGAACCGAAGCCATGTCAGCACCGAAGCGTCTGCGCATCCTCGTCCCCGCCCTGGCCGTTCCGGCGCTGGCCGCGCTGGCCGCGGTCGCGTCCGCCGGCCCGGCGCAGGCCGCGCCCGCGCACCCCGCTCCGGGCGCCCGGATCGCCCACACCGCCTGGGCCCACCCCCACCGCGCCCACCTGCTGCCGGCGCACCTGCTGCCGCTGCACGCCCAGCCCGGCGACGCCTCGCCGGTCATCGGCCGCCTGGCCAAGGGCGACCGCTTCACCACCCACCAGAACCGGGGCGGCTGGACCCAGATCACCGACCGCACCACCCACGCCGAGGGCTGGGCCCACTTCACCCACCCGCACCGCACCACCTCGCGGGTCGGCCTGGAGCACGGCCGGGTCATGGGGCGCTGAGTCAGGCACCCGGTCGGGCACCCGGTCGGGCGCCGGGTCCGGCGCCCGGTCAGCCGACGAACAGGCCGCGGGCGGCGGCGCCCTGCTCGAACGCCTCCAACCGGGCCACCGACTCCGGCAGTTCGTCGCACATCGCCTGGAGCAGTACCCGCCCCAGCATCATCGGGGCGCAGGCGGTGTCGAACACCAGGCTGGAGCCGACCGCCGCCGGCAGCATCACGTCGGTCAGCTCGGCGACCGGCGCGAACACGCTCTCGGCCACGGTGACCACGGTCAGTCCGGCGCGCTTCGCGGCCGAGAGCACGTCCACCACCTCGCGCGGGTGCCTCGGCAGCGAGAAGCAGATCAGCGCGGTCGCGCCGGCCTGGACGGCCTGCTCGACCTGGTCCAGCGCCATGGAGCCGCCCTGGTCGATCAGCCGGACGTCCGGATGGACCTTGGCCGCGAAGTAGGCGAAGCCGTGCGCCTGGGCCGAGGCCGCGCGCAGCCCGAGCACCGGCAGCGGCCGGGAGGCCGCGAGCAGTCGCGCGGCCTG
The Streptacidiphilus albus JL83 genome window above contains:
- a CDS encoding 5-(carboxyamino)imidazole ribonucleotide synthase, which produces MTFPVVGIIGGGQLARMAHQAAIPLGIRTRLLADTPQDSASLVVNDVVLGDYRDLDTLRRFAAGCEVVTFDHEHVPLDHLRTLQAEGVAVRPDPDALMYAQDKGLMRARLDALGVPCPRHRLVADPADVAAFAAEGPEGWPVVLKTTRGGYDGKGVWVVRNEAEAAEPFRAGVPVLAEEKVDFVRELAADVVRSPHGQAVAYPVVESLQKNGICHEVTAPAPDLGADLAAEAQALALRIAGELDITGHLAVELFETRDGRILVNELAMRPHNSGHWSIDGAVTSQFENHLRAVLDLPLGDPRPRARWTVMVNVLGGDYPDMYHAYLHCMARDPGLRVHMYGKDVKPGRKVGHVTVFGDDLDDVRERARHAAAYLRGDITE
- a CDS encoding GtrA family protein — translated: MTPTAKAPSTGIIGRLGQEIAKFGAVGIIGVVVQFASLSVLIDMMPHAVVRANIIATLLAILVNYIGYRYWVYRDTDSKTRAHEITLFLIFSGIGLVVQNGVLYALTYGLDLHTKLEVMACSFIGIGVATLFRFWAYRTWVFSAPAGAVEEAEQILATNTETPESGPAASPAAAPAKAPTEPRVPSRRA
- a CDS encoding ATP-binding protein, producing the protein MKRRLITSTLAVVLVVIALFSVPLGVVETRSIDSNAHSQVTTEALHLIGVVENRLVADEPIDAEALSGLASQNAQRYAVVTVPGQAPITLGSRPAGDDPITARETGAHGEQVLVQQSREPLDREIRNMLLLLGLVAVLTVVAAMSLAVWQSRRLAQPLVDLAETAERLGSGDPRPRQRRYGIVELDRVAEVLDASADRIGRMLTAERRLAADASHQLRTPLTALSMRLEEIVETDDLDTVKEEAAIALTQVERLTDVVQRLLTNSREARNASAVTFDLDDVIKQQVEEWRPALRRYDRTLYLEGPPGIQAIGTPGAVAQVLAALIENSLMHGDGSVTIRTRVRGTSAVLEVQDEGVGVPSELGARVFERAVSGHNSTGIGLAVARDLAEADGGRLDLLSQRPPVFALFLGRKVEDQ
- a CDS encoding response regulator transcription factor, with protein sequence MTRVLLAEDDIAISEPLARALRREGYEVVVREDGPSALEAGLEGGNIDLLVLDLGLPGMDGLEVCRRLRAEGHGFPVLVLTARADEVDTVVGLDAGADDYVTKPFRLAELLARVRALLRRGSVDLTTGAHGVKIDIESHRAWIGEEELQLSAKEFELLRVLVRDAGRVVTREQIMRQVWDTTWWTSTKTLDMHISWLRKKLGDDATSPRYITTVRGVGFRFEKS
- a CDS encoding formimidoylglutamate deiminase; the encoded protein is MPEPRSAAARGEGGPDRLFWAPHAWTDPVVESDVLIAVSAEGRITAVTPDSGPAPAGATVLTGLALPGMANAHSHAFHRALRGSVQVGSGTFWTWRDVMYRVADALDPDRYLALATAVYTEMALAGITAVGEFHYVHHAPGGARYNDPNAMGEALIEAAARAGIRITLLDTCYLAAGFGEAPNRHQLRFSDGDADAWAARAGALKPREHARIGAAVHSVRAVPAEQLGTVADWARERRAPLHVHLSEQTAENEACLAAHGISPTQLLARHGVLGPRTSAVHATHLTDTDIGLLADSSTVICMCPTTERDLADGIGPARRLSQAGCPISLGSDSHAVIDPFEEARALELNERLATQRRGHWTAAALLRAATEDGHASLGWSEAGRIAVGALADFCTVALDTPRTAGTEPRFAAETAVFAAGGADVREVVVGGRTVVRDGVHQALPDTGRALTEAMAQLRV
- a CDS encoding allantoate amidohydrolase translates to MWADLLPVGRFDASGGYRRHAWTAADAECRAWFAEQAAARGLVYEVDRNGNQWAWYGDPQGEGAIVTGSHLDSVPDGGAFDGPLGVVSSFAALDALLQRGVEPVRPLALTNFVDEEGARFGVACVGSRLSAGVLTADQAYALRDADGVRLPDAMEVAGQDPTALGKDAERLSRVAAYVELHVEQGRFLADTPHPVGVASAIWPHGRWRFDFHGEANHAGTTRLEDRRDPMLTYANTVLAARKKARQHGALATFGKVAVEPNGTNAIASLVRGWLDSRAADEATLTALVEEITQAAGERAERDGVRAEVVRESYTPVVDFDAPLRDRLAARLGPDTPVLPTGAGHDAGILSAVVPTAMLFVRNPTGVSHSPSEHAVETDCLAGAAALADVLEDLTCR
- the hutU gene encoding urocanate hydratase: MTQQQSGPRPVRASRGTALTTQGWQQEGALRMLMNNLDPEVAEHPDKLVVYGGTGKAARDWRSFDAMVRTLQTLKQDETMLVQSGRPVGVMQTHEWAPRVLLANSNLVGDWANWEEFRRLEQLGLTMYGQMTAGSWIYIGTQGILQGTYETFAAVAAKKFNGTLAGTITLTAGLGGMGGAQPLAVTMNDGVAICIDVDQTRITRRIEHRYLDVEAKNLKHALELAVEARDQRKPLSIGLLGNAAELVPQLLAMDAPIDIVTDQTSAHDPLAYLPIGIDFHDMATYAAEKPAEFTVRARESMARHVEAMVGFQDKGAEVFDYGNSIRGEAQLAGYTRAFDFPGFVPAYIRPLFCEGKGPFRWAALSGNPKDIAATDKAILELFPENESLARWMKMAGERVHFQGLPARICWLGYGERDKAGERFNEMVADGTLEAPLVIGRDHLDCGSVASPYRETEAMLDGSDAIADWPLLNAMVNVASGASWVSIHHGGGVGIGRSIHAGQVTVADGTKLAGEKIRRVLTNDPGMGVIRHVDAGYDIAAEVADERGVRIPMREGE